TCAAGCATAAGTTTATTTCCAAACAGGTGAGTTAAGTGTGGCAGTTGAATGGCCTCGACGGGCAGTGATTTTATCTTTGTTCTCCTTAAATCCAGTGTCTCTAAACAGTGCAGCCCATCAATGCACCTCGGAAGCTTATGGATAGTGCCTCCTAAGCTCAGGTATTTCAGATGCCATAATTTGCAGATGTGCTTGAGATCATGGTCTTTCAAATCACTGCATTCTTCCAGATCCAAGACTCGTATCAGTTTACACTTGCGAACAAAAGAAATGGCTCCACCTGCATCCCCAAAGACTGTCAGAGATCGAACACGTGACAACTCTTCATCAGATGCCATGCACTCTATCAGTTTGCCATCTTGGACAGATAGGTGCCTTGCATTGTGATCAGGAGACAGCATCATGATGAACCTATGCGACAAGGACTTATGGAGTACAAACTCATGCATGATCCCATGAGTTCTGCAAGTCTTCACTTGTGAATTGTTTCTTGTGTCGATAGGCCGAATGATATTCCAATCAACAAGCTTATTGAAGTTCTCATCTGCAATGTCCTGCTCATCACGAAGAGATTCACTTCGAGCATACCCTTCGGCTAACCACCGCCTTGTTACAGTTTTCCTCTTGAGGGGACGATTCCTTGGGAATATGCCAAGATACAGGAAGCAACTCAGAGCGTACCCAGCTAAACTGTCATAGTTGTCAAGAAGAACCTTCCTTAGGTCTGAAAAGCTGTCATGGCCATGGTTTTCCTTCAGATGAGAACCAAGGTTGCGGCATAGTTTTGCACAAAGCTCCCCTGTGGGTTCAACTGAACTCTTCAGATAGTCGGAAACACTGACCAGAGCAAGTGGAAGGCCATCACATTTTCCCAGCAGCGCCGCTGAACCGTGCTCCAACTCAGGCGACCTGATTCCCGGAAAGGCTACCTTCTTTGAGTCTTCTTCACCAAGGTTGTCCATTTGGTAGACATAACCATTGCCATGACTGCACACATTAGCAACCGACTGAATAGTTGTCGTCAGTATCATTCTGCTGCCTGTACTGCTATCTACAAAGGCTGAGTTTACGGCTCTCCACTCATCCATTTGGACGCCATCAATGACAATCAAATACCTAACAACAAAAATAGAGAACTGAGAATCAAAGTTGAGTGATAAAAACAATAATAAAATTATTAGGGAGTTGAAGTGGCAAATAACTGATACAAACGGAAACATAAACGGAGCTCCAACATAAACAAACCTCTTGTCGGTGAGGTACTCCTTGAGATCGGCCTCAAGATTGTTGTTGTCAGCATCCAAATCCATGCTGTCCTTGGGAAGAACTTGCTGGAGTATATCACGCAGGATGGTCTTAATCCGCTGGCTAATCTCCGGCGAGGTGCCGGCGGCGGAAACCCAAGCACGACAGTGGAAGGTTTCCTTGGCATGAGGGCTGTCGTAGACCGCCCTTGCAAGGGTGGTCTTCCCCGAGCCGCCGAACCCAACGATGGAGATCACCCTCAGCTGCCGCGGTTCACCGTCCACCTCGCGCAGCAGCGacagcacctcctccacgggCTTCTCCATGCCCACCGGGCTGCTCGTGACGGCGCGGCAGCACGGCTTGGAGGCGCCGAGCATCACGGACGGCGGCGATCCACCGGGTCGGCCAACAGGAGCAGCGTCGATGACCCGTTGCCGCGCCTCCGTCAGGCGCCTCTTGAGCTTGTGGATCTCGTCGGCGTAGCTTGAACGGCTCTGAATTTTCTTCAGCCCGTGAGCCACCCGATGCGCCAAGGAAGACGCCGCCccggcggtgccgccgccgccgccgccgtggtgctTGCACCTGAGGCGATGCGTGAAGCGGTCAACGCAGTCCTCGATGTCGTGCGCCAGGTCAAGAATCTCGGCGCTGTACAGCCTCGCGACGGCGTTGCGCTCGTGCCTCCCCAGGGCGCCGAGCTGGtcatccatggcggcggcgatcaTGCGGAGGTCGTGCTGGATGGACGCAGCTTCTTGGGCGAGGCTCGTGTTCTTGCTGTACTCCTTCTCCAGCAGCAGGAAGAGCCTTCCCATCACGCTCTTCAAGAAAGCTCCCACTGCCGCGGACTCCATGGATGCTGGATATGTATGGGTATGTGAAAGGCGTTGATCCACACTTGGAGACGCCTACAAATCTCACGGATTAGCGAGAGGGCATAGCAAGGAAGAAAAGCGCAGCTCCAGCTTCAAGCTTCCCTGCTGAGCACTTCGAGTGGAGGCAccaaggttttaaatctcccGCTATAGCCTGCTATAGCTATTTGAGGCATGGTACCGCTATTTGAACTCATGTGTAATTTagccgctatagcccgctatagcttcATTTAGCCCGCTATTAGCTGTTTTTTGAGTCTAGCCGCTAAACtccttagcccgctatttaaaaccatgggAGGCACCCAATCATGGGCAGAGTAGGCATCTCTATCTcgttaaatttttttttaaaaaaatgagcTGGTGTGATAGGAGACGCTACATGCCAGTAACCAGCGGTCCTATGTTATCTAGCATTCTAAACtcttaaaatatattttcatatctCTAAACTTGTTGCAAGGTGTCACACAGGTCTCTAATCTctcaaatatatatttttaggtccataaacttgtccCGCGGTGCCATGCagatccctaaactctcaagatACTATTTTAATTTAATACAAATGTTGTTTTGCTACTTCAAGTTAATGAAAAATTCTTTCCTACTTTAAGTTTAATAAAATTGCTATTTTGATTTTTATTAAGAATGGGAACAAATTAtcttaaaaaatttatacaaagcgcatgcaaaatataaatagtTAGTAGGAAATATTTAGGTTTAGCATTGATATCTTCATGTTAAACGAGAAAACTATAATATGATTTAGATTAACTCATGATGTATGATTAATAAGCAGCTAATTCAGAATTAAAATGGGGTAAGATTTCTAAATGAATCggctaaaaaaataatttaataaGTAGATCATTTTGAATA
The nucleotide sequence above comes from Panicum virgatum strain AP13 chromosome 3K, P.virgatum_v5, whole genome shotgun sequence. Encoded proteins:
- the LOC120700012 gene encoding disease resistance protein RGA4-like: MESAAVGAFLKSVMGRLFLLLEKEYSKNTSLAQEAASIQHDLRMIAAAMDDQLGALGRHERNAVARLYSAEILDLAHDIEDCVDRFTHRLRCKHHGGGGGGTAGAASSLAHRVAHGLKKIQSRSSYADEIHKLKRRLTEARQRVIDAAPVGRPGGSPPSVMLGASKPCCRAVTSSPVGMEKPVEEVLSLLREVDGEPRQLRVISIVGFGGSGKTTLARAVYDSPHAKETFHCRAWVSAAGTSPEISQRIKTILRDILQQVLPKDSMDLDADNNNLEADLKEYLTDKRYLIVIDGVQMDEWRAVNSAFVDSSTGSRMILTTTIQSVANVCSHGNGYVYQMDNLGEEDSKKVAFPGIRSPELEHGSAALLGKCDGLPLALVSVSDYLKSSVEPTGELCAKLCRNLGSHLKENHGHDSFSDLRKVLLDNYDSLAGYALSCFLYLGIFPRNRPLKRKTVTRRWLAEGYARSESLRDEQDIADENFNKLVDWNIIRPIDTRNNSQVKTCRTHGIMHEFVLHKSLSHRFIMMLSPDHNARHLSVQDGKLIECMASDEELSRVRSLTVFGDAGGAISFVRKCKLIRVLDLEECSDLKDHDLKHICKLWHLKYLSLGGTIHKLPRCIDGLHCLETLDLRRTKIKSLPVEAIQLPHLTHLFGNKLMLDKDDLKNVNKMSKLEKFLSGKKSNLQTLAGFVADDSKGLICSKKEDSKGFLQLTMDMYKLRKLKIWCKRVANRDMSDLSKAIQKLTKVPIDRRNDCSLSLDFEETDEAFPSQLNLEPCSEGSKYDLRSLKLQGKLLMLPPFVTLLSGLTDLCISSATLTQGLLSALANLGKLLYLKLIADLLEGFEIKHGAFPSLRRLSFQVQSLALASPTIEQGALPNLVSLQLLCRDLVVHLQGMDIRHFKHLKEVTIDAEVTAQERQHWEHAAKKHPNRPRVMLVKTANRAESEELGLGPCAMREKRKRCPAEPSLDDTLDSSLKKMRLSESSSWSQAIVHPVMGADTMASSSTAIPLHADESSGWMQQHSCS